DNA from Deltaproteobacteria bacterium:
CGTGATGGCATCGAGGTCCGCCGCGCCGGCCCAGCCGTGTTCGAGCATGAGCGCGCGCCAGCGTGCGATCGGGTCGCGCTCGCGCCAGGAGGCTTCCTCCTCACGGCTGCGGTAGACGCGCTGGTCGCTCTTCGAGTGGCCGAGGAAGCGGTAGGTCTTGCATTCGAGCAGCGTCGGGCCGCGCCCCGCGCGGGCGCGTTCGACCGCCACACGCGTTGCCGCCGCCACCGCTTGCACGTCCATCCCGTCCGCCTGCATGCCGGGCATACCGTAGGCCGCGGCGCGGTCGGCGATGTGTTCGATGGCGCAAGCCTCGCGGTGGGGCGTTGACATGGCGTAGAGGTTGTTCTCGCAGACGTAGACCGCCGGCAGGCGCCACAGGCCGGCGAGGTTGAGCGACTCGTGGAAGGTGCCCTGATTGGCCGCGCCGTCGCCGAAGAATATCACCACCACCTGTCCGCTGCCGCGCAGCTTAGCCGAGAGCGCGGCGCCGGTGCCGATCGGAATGCCGCCGCCGGTGATGCCGTTGGAGCCGAGGTGGCCGATGGCGAAGTCCGCCATGTGCTGAGTGCCGCCCTTACCGCCGCCATAGCCGGTGGCCTTGCCGAACAGCTCCGCCATCAGCCGGTTCGGGTCGCCGCCCTTGGCGAGCAGATGGCCGTGGCCGCGGTGGGTGCTGATGACCCAGTCCTGCGGGCGCAGCACCAGGCAGGCGCCCACTGCCACCGCCTCCTGGCCGACGTACGGGTGGGTGGTGCCGCGGATGCTGCCGTCGGTGACCAGCTTGAGCACGCGCTCTTCGAAGCCGCGGCAGAGCACCAGCTGATAGAGCACGCGCCGGGCCTCGGCGGTGCTAGGGGTAAACGCGGGCACGGCCGTCATGCGCCCCGCAAGTCCGTAATCGGAGCGATCTCTTTGATCACCTCGAACGCTTCCGCGTAACGGCACCCGATCTGAAATCCGCGGTGCGCCGCGCGGCCGCGAATGGCTTCCAGCCAGCCCTGCCCGTACTTCTCCAGTTGCGTTTCGTAGCACGAGAGGCTGCCCATCTTGCTCTCGATGGTGTCGCTGATGTCGACGAACTTCTGGGCGCGAAACGCCTCCGCGCTGATGCCGCCCGGGATGGTGGCCTCGTACATGTACAGCGAGCAGCCGTTGCGGCGCGTGGATGCCAGCACCGCCCGCGTTAGTGCCACATGCTCGGGGTGACTGTCGCCGAGCCAGTGGGTGTAGATCGCCGTGGGCCGTACTTCGGCGATGACCTGGTCAAAGGCGGACACCAAGCGGGCGTCGGGCTGAATGCCGTCGCGGCCGAGCCCGAAGTTGATCAGCTCGGCGCCGAGCAGGCTGGCGGCCTGCTGCCCTTCGATCTGACGGCGCTGCTTTTCGTGATGGAAGCTGTCGTCGTTGCCGCCGGGCACCCGCAGGTTCACCATCACCACGCGGTGCCCGCGCTGGGCATACGCCGCGATTGTCCCGCCGACGCCGATCTCCGCGTCATCCGGGTGGGCGCCAAACACAAGAATCCGCTCCCGCATGCCAATACTCCTGCTAGTGGTACTCGCGCCGTTTTGCAACGGGAAAGCGCCAGTACATCGGGCATTCTACTCTGTCAATCGTATTCTGCGGACCGCCACGTCACGGGTGTGCGACAAATCTGTGGGTAACGTGCAGCCGACCGGGCAAATCCTCACCAGTCTG
Protein-coding regions in this window:
- a CDS encoding thiamine pyrophosphate-dependent dehydrogenase E1 component subunit alpha → MTAVPAFTPSTAEARRVLYQLVLCRGFEERVLKLVTDGSIRGTTHPYVGQEAVAVGACLVLRPQDWVISTHRGHGHLLAKGGDPNRLMAELFGKATGYGGGKGGTQHMADFAIGHLGSNGITGGGIPIGTGAALSAKLRGSGQVVVIFFGDGAANQGTFHESLNLAGLWRLPAVYVCENNLYAMSTPHREACAIEHIADRAAAYGMPGMQADGMDVQAVAAATRVAVERARAGRGPTLLECKTYRFLGHSKSDQRVYRSREEEASWRERDPIARWRALMLEHGWAGAADLDAITREALAAVDAAVEFARQSPFPAPEALTEGVFATPGESCAN
- a CDS encoding PIG-L family deacetylase produces the protein MRERILVFGAHPDDAEIGVGGTIAAYAQRGHRVVMVNLRVPGGNDDSFHHEKQRRQIEGQQAASLLGAELINFGLGRDGIQPDARLVSAFDQVIAEVRPTAIYTHWLGDSHPEHVALTRAVLASTRRNGCSLYMYEATIPGGISAEAFRAQKFVDISDTIESKMGSLSCYETQLEKYGQGWLEAIRGRAAHRGFQIGCRYAEAFEVIKEIAPITDLRGA